A region of Treponema sp. J25 DNA encodes the following proteins:
- a CDS encoding HU family DNA-binding protein, translating to MADYKVTKADIIESILEKTGLNRKDIHQVIDLFAEEIKKALVAGKVVELRGFGTFEIRVRKGRKKARNPKTGETVSVSSHGVAAFRAGKELKRDVWPITAPLSAQGDGGEGQ from the coding sequence ATGGCCGACTATAAGGTTACCAAAGCGGATATCATTGAGTCTATTTTGGAAAAGACCGGTTTAAATAGAAAGGATATCCACCAGGTCATCGATCTTTTTGCTGAAGAGATAAAAAAGGCCCTTGTAGCGGGAAAGGTAGTGGAACTCCGGGGGTTTGGGACCTTTGAGATTCGGGTGCGCAAAGGACGAAAGAAGGCTCGGAACCCTAAAACAGGGGAGACCGTCTCTGTTTCTTCCCATGGGGTAGCGGCGTTCCGGGCCGGAAAAGAGCTAAAACGGGACGTCTGGCCTATTACGGCGCCCCTGTCTGCCCAGGGGGATGGTGGAGAGGGCCAGTGA
- the rpmE gene encoding 50S ribosomal protein L31: MKEGIHPKYELTKITCACGNVIETRSTVKNINVEICSACHPFFTGKQKLVDTAGRIERFRKKFNIKE; this comes from the coding sequence ATGAAAGAGGGTATTCACCCCAAGTATGAGTTGACCAAGATTACCTGTGCCTGTGGCAATGTGATCGAAACCCGTTCAACCGTTAAGAATATCAATGTGGAAATTTGCTCCGCCTGCCACCCCTTCTTTACGGGAAAGCAGAAATTGGTAGATACCGCCGGTCGTATTGAACGGTTCCGCAAGAAGTTCAATATTAAAGAATAA
- a CDS encoding helicase C-terminal domain-containing protein, translated as MISEAEGNEIFVAGYRGKDGLVEQLELISRGNEASVLALLDRLDAEADVLIHNHPSGNLTPSDNDLVITERVASQGLGSYIVDNEVQRVYVIVEPVDKREKKLLDPDMLCGALQEGGAIAQFLSPYEPRQSQLDLMRLVIQAFNTDHLLVAEAGTGVGKSFAYLIPAIAYAIVNKERVVISTATITLQHQLYEKDIPLLTRAFKKPVKAVVIKGRNNYLCLRRLADMLQEGELEFAGSRDEIESIQKWAETTETGNKAELPFLPSEMLWGRICSESDLCSGLRCAYRDRCFVLRLKREAATALILVVNHHLLFADLAARKEGASLDATVVLPPYRRLVLDEAHTIEQGATSFFSESFSKLTLLKLLNLLYTKRRAQKKGLALRLATHLANGESWLEELSRLVGKLRKLGEEVEKAARSLLGVEGTYRLVPQDYENFSRAVGADLEALKKTILQLVDHIREALEDQTTDDAEEALVWELRGILRRLVSIGELVGRFLRYREEEEGVFYLELGGNKEKDSWVSFCASPLDLAPVLQDALWSRFPTLVSVSATLTIGGSFRYWERRVGLQEKGEESVLRGIFPSPFPYQQRVLVGVPTDAPLPDSEEYHPYLIRTIGALLKSSGGSALILFTSYATLTAVYEGLRPLLEQEGIPHMKQGDDDRSRLLARFIGETQSVLFATDSFWEGIDAPGETLRLLVITRLPFKTPNDPLFQARSEYIEQRGGNAFMELSLPEAVMKFKQGFGRLMRRSTDYGAIVALDGRLLKKSYGRIFLSSLPETKTCFDLTSEVIKRVGEFLDRF; from the coding sequence ATGATCAGCGAAGCGGAGGGGAACGAAATTTTTGTGGCCGGCTATCGCGGAAAGGATGGCCTGGTGGAGCAACTCGAGCTTATTTCCCGGGGAAATGAAGCTTCTGTCTTAGCCCTTCTCGATCGCCTTGATGCGGAGGCGGATGTTCTTATTCACAATCACCCATCGGGAAATCTTACTCCCAGTGATAATGACCTGGTGATCACAGAACGGGTCGCTTCGCAGGGCCTTGGTTCCTATATTGTAGATAATGAGGTCCAGCGGGTGTATGTCATCGTAGAGCCCGTTGATAAAAGGGAAAAAAAACTCCTCGATCCCGATATGCTCTGTGGCGCCCTTCAAGAAGGAGGGGCTATTGCTCAATTCCTTTCTCCCTATGAACCACGGCAATCCCAGCTCGATTTGATGCGACTCGTTATCCAGGCCTTTAACACGGACCACCTGTTGGTCGCCGAGGCGGGTACGGGGGTGGGGAAGTCCTTCGCCTATCTTATCCCTGCCATTGCCTATGCAATTGTAAATAAAGAGCGGGTAGTTATTTCTACGGCCACGATAACGCTGCAGCATCAATTATACGAAAAGGATATCCCCCTCCTTACCAGGGCCTTTAAAAAACCCGTAAAGGCCGTGGTAATCAAAGGTCGGAACAACTACCTGTGCCTTCGGCGTCTTGCGGATATGCTTCAGGAGGGGGAATTAGAATTTGCAGGATCCCGGGATGAGATAGAGTCCATCCAGAAATGGGCGGAAACAACGGAAACGGGAAATAAGGCGGAACTTCCCTTCCTCCCTTCTGAAATGCTGTGGGGTCGTATCTGTTCCGAATCGGATCTCTGTAGTGGCCTTCGGTGTGCCTATCGGGATCGCTGTTTTGTGCTCCGTCTGAAACGGGAGGCCGCAACGGCCTTAATCCTGGTGGTTAACCATCATCTTTTGTTTGCGGATCTGGCGGCACGAAAAGAAGGGGCCAGCCTCGATGCCACGGTAGTGCTTCCTCCCTATCGACGCTTGGTGTTGGACGAGGCCCATACGATAGAACAGGGGGCTACGTCGTTCTTTTCTGAAAGCTTTAGCAAACTTACCCTTTTAAAATTGCTGAACCTTTTGTACACCAAGCGGCGGGCACAAAAAAAGGGCCTTGCCCTTCGGCTTGCGACGCACCTTGCGAATGGAGAATCCTGGCTCGAGGAACTTTCCCGTTTGGTGGGAAAGCTTCGGAAGCTGGGGGAAGAGGTGGAGAAAGCCGCTCGATCCCTGTTGGGAGTCGAGGGGACCTATCGCCTGGTGCCCCAGGACTACGAAAATTTTTCTCGTGCCGTGGGCGCTGATCTGGAGGCCCTAAAAAAGACGATTCTTCAACTGGTTGACCATATCCGTGAAGCCCTGGAGGACCAGACAACGGACGATGCAGAAGAAGCCCTGGTGTGGGAACTTCGGGGTATTCTGAGACGCCTTGTGAGTATCGGCGAATTGGTAGGGCGCTTTTTGCGGTATAGGGAAGAGGAAGAAGGGGTTTTTTATCTTGAATTGGGGGGAAACAAAGAAAAGGATAGCTGGGTTTCTTTTTGTGCAAGCCCCCTCGACCTTGCTCCAGTTTTGCAGGACGCTCTCTGGAGTCGTTTTCCCACCCTTGTGTCTGTTTCCGCTACCCTTACCATCGGCGGCTCTTTCCGATATTGGGAACGACGGGTGGGGCTTCAGGAAAAAGGGGAGGAGTCCGTCCTTCGGGGGATATTCCCTTCTCCCTTCCCGTATCAACAGAGGGTTCTCGTGGGAGTGCCTACTGATGCCCCCCTGCCGGATTCCGAAGAATATCACCCTTACCTTATTCGTACCATTGGGGCGCTTTTAAAAAGCTCTGGCGGTTCCGCCCTTATTCTTTTTACCTCCTATGCAACGCTTACGGCGGTTTACGAGGGGTTGCGTCCCCTTCTGGAACAAGAGGGGATCCCCCATATGAAACAGGGGGATGATGATCGCTCCCGTCTTTTGGCTCGTTTTATTGGGGAAACCCAGAGTGTTTTATTTGCCACCGATTCTTTCTGGGAAGGGATTGATGCTCCAGGGGAAACTCTCAGACTTTTGGTTATTACCCGTTTACCCTTTAAAACCCCGAACGACCCCCTCTTTCAGGCTCGAAGCGAATATATCGAGCAACGAGGGGGAAATGCCTTTATGGAATTGTCCCTCCCCGAAGCGGTAATGAAATTCAAACAGGGCTTTGGTCGGCTTATGCGTCGGTCCACCGATTATGGAGCAATTGTAGCCCTCGATGGCCGGCTGCTTAAAAAATCCTATGGCCGAATCTTTTTAAGTTCCCTGCCGGAAACAAAAACCTGCTTTGATCTTACCAGCGAAGTGATAAAAAGGGTGGGGGAATTCCTTGATCGATTCTAA
- the rpsT gene encoding 30S ribosomal protein S20, whose product MASKSTSAEKRHRQSEERRLRNKAVKSAVRTSVKKFVAAVQKKDTAEAEVLLKEMVSKIDKAAQKGIIKKNAAARKKSRMQRLFNTLKSA is encoded by the coding sequence TTGGCAAGCAAGAGTACTTCAGCCGAAAAACGACATCGGCAAAGTGAGGAACGACGGCTCAGAAACAAGGCCGTTAAAAGCGCTGTTCGGACCAGTGTTAAAAAATTTGTAGCCGCAGTCCAGAAGAAAGACACTGCAGAGGCAGAGGTCCTTTTGAAAGAAATGGTTTCAAAAATCGATAAGGCTGCCCAGAAGGGAATTATTAAGAAAAATGCGGCGGCCCGAAAAAAAAGCCGGATGCAGAGATTGTTTAATACCCTCAAGAGCGCATAA
- a CDS encoding tetratricopeptide repeat protein, protein MIDEKKKKVLELFAEGRKLYKLMEFSKALSYFVEALKVDPNDGPSKVYYLRCKHYIENPPPEDWDGVFVMTTK, encoded by the coding sequence ATGATAGACGAAAAGAAAAAGAAGGTTCTGGAACTTTTTGCAGAGGGTCGGAAGTTGTACAAATTGATGGAATTTTCAAAGGCCCTTTCGTATTTTGTGGAGGCCCTTAAGGTTGATCCTAATGATGGACCTTCGAAGGTGTACTACCTTCGTTGTAAGCATTATATAGAAAATCCGCCCCCTGAAGATTGGGATGGCGTATTTGTAATGACTACTAAATAA
- a CDS encoding response regulator, which translates to MEAKKKILIVDDEQINLEFFDVMLSKLGFVVEKAENGVEALEKVRSFGPDLILLDNIMPKLSGWEVTKLLKKDPEYHAYKDIPIIMFSAMDDVKDKVEGFELGVDDYITKPYNFSEVLARIRAVLRHRELFSQIAVRESRLSLTETINEEMKKFLKNCEESVNLLEQAVDQSHGGANGLELLQQTVKNVTSNFRTKLLELDAKMHAIEKQHELLRKKEIEINTLEHQFRKSLHAD; encoded by the coding sequence ATGGAAGCCAAGAAAAAGATCCTTATTGTAGATGATGAACAGATAAACCTCGAATTCTTTGATGTCATGCTTTCTAAACTGGGCTTTGTGGTGGAAAAAGCAGAGAACGGTGTGGAAGCCCTGGAGAAGGTTCGATCCTTTGGGCCGGATTTAATTCTGCTTGATAATATCATGCCGAAACTTTCTGGGTGGGAAGTAACAAAGCTTTTGAAGAAAGATCCCGAATATCATGCCTATAAAGACATTCCTATCATCATGTTTTCTGCAATGGACGATGTGAAAGACAAGGTAGAAGGCTTTGAACTGGGAGTAGATGATTATATAACCAAGCCCTATAACTTTTCGGAAGTGCTTGCCCGCATTCGGGCGGTGCTTCGGCATCGGGAGCTTTTTTCTCAAATTGCGGTTCGAGAATCGCGGCTTAGTTTAACCGAAACCATAAACGAAGAAATGAAAAAATTCCTTAAAAACTGTGAAGAATCGGTAAACCTCCTGGAACAGGCCGTGGATCAGTCCCATGGAGGCGCAAATGGGCTCGAACTGTTACAACAAACGGTGAAGAATGTTACTTCTAACTTTCGAACTAAACTTTTAGAGCTGGATGCGAAAATGCATGCTATTGAGAAACAACATGAACTTTTGCGAAAAAAGGAGATAGAAATCAATACGTTGGAGCACCAATTCCGCAAAAGTTTGCATGCCGATTAA
- a CDS encoding class I SAM-dependent methyltransferase, with protein sequence MHKERIPPRTPPSLQEKQGTAPEAGVSSCESTKGDPPHKIEYQKEILYNRILKRYRHLRKWASRIGTNAYRLYDRDIPEIPLVLDFYDGMIAGALYERPYHKDEQEEALWLRHMQESVARALQIPEDHIFLRQRRRLKNRRGGAVQYQRFSEKGITQTVTEGGLLFQVNLSDYLDTGLFLDHRKSRAFIRSIAGGKRVLNLFCYTGAFSVYALAGQAASVDSVDLSRNYLEWAQHNCALNQLEATFVPVETYERWYGAPFPGRNSSPPPPLRHRLIRADVLRFVQEARKQGLQWDLIILDPPTFSNSKKMEGVLDIRRDHVALITTCLDILAPGGVLWFSTNARHFQLKAEALLQRHPRLHIKDLTTTTIDEDFRGKIPRRCYLFMPEKS encoded by the coding sequence GTGCACAAAGAACGAATACCCCCCAGAACTCCTCCATCCCTGCAAGAAAAGCAGGGAACAGCGCCCGAGGCCGGCGTGTCCTCCTGTGAAAGCACTAAAGGGGACCCACCTCATAAGATCGAGTATCAAAAGGAAATTCTCTATAATCGTATCCTCAAACGATATCGACACCTGCGAAAATGGGCCAGCCGCATTGGGACAAACGCCTATCGCTTGTATGATCGGGACATCCCCGAGATTCCCCTGGTACTCGATTTCTATGATGGTATGATTGCAGGAGCCCTGTACGAGCGACCCTATCATAAGGATGAACAGGAAGAAGCGCTGTGGCTCAGGCATATGCAGGAAAGTGTTGCCCGGGCCTTGCAGATTCCCGAAGACCATATCTTTCTCCGGCAACGACGACGACTTAAGAATCGAAGAGGAGGGGCAGTACAATATCAACGTTTCTCCGAAAAGGGCATCACCCAAACCGTCACAGAAGGGGGACTTCTTTTTCAGGTGAACCTCTCAGATTACCTTGATACGGGTCTTTTCCTGGATCATCGAAAAAGCCGCGCCTTTATTCGTTCCATTGCCGGCGGGAAACGGGTGCTCAATCTCTTTTGTTATACCGGCGCCTTTTCTGTGTATGCCCTGGCAGGCCAGGCCGCTTCGGTAGATTCGGTGGACCTCTCCAGGAACTACCTGGAGTGGGCTCAGCACAATTGCGCCCTTAATCAGCTTGAAGCGACCTTCGTGCCGGTAGAAACCTATGAACGATGGTATGGGGCTCCTTTCCCCGGGAGAAACTCGTCACCGCCCCCCCCTCTGCGACACCGGCTTATTCGGGCAGATGTACTTCGGTTTGTACAAGAAGCCCGGAAACAGGGCCTTCAGTGGGACCTTATCATTCTGGATCCACCAACTTTTTCTAATTCAAAAAAAATGGAAGGTGTCCTGGATATTCGGCGGGACCACGTTGCGCTTATTACGACCTGCCTTGATATTCTTGCACCTGGCGGGGTCCTCTGGTTCTCAACCAATGCCCGACACTTTCAGCTAAAGGCTGAAGCTCTTTTGCAGCGGCATCCTCGCCTACACATTAAAGACCTTACCACTACGACGATTGATGAAGACTTCCGCGGCAAAATCCCCCGCCGCTGTTACCTCTTTATGCCGGAGAAATCCTAA
- a CDS encoding polymer-forming cytoskeletal protein, which translates to MIKNTERQKTETGKTSLSEREEQVTTFGKGTRFAGVLRFKKTLCIQGAFQGTIKGEGSLVIDKDAHVEVNELSVSSLIVRGFLKGRIFAVDKVDMLPGATVIGDVTTGRLRIADNVSFEGQCIMTGIDEQHLEIFSRPTEDIKAELKKYVPHQEG; encoded by the coding sequence ATGATTAAAAACACCGAACGACAAAAAACTGAAACGGGAAAAACAAGCCTCAGTGAACGGGAAGAACAGGTTACCACCTTTGGAAAGGGGACCCGTTTTGCAGGGGTTCTTCGGTTTAAGAAGACCCTCTGTATTCAGGGGGCTTTTCAGGGAACCATAAAAGGGGAAGGGTCTCTTGTTATTGATAAAGATGCCCATGTAGAGGTGAATGAGTTATCCGTATCTTCTCTTATAGTGCGAGGATTTCTTAAAGGACGCATCTTTGCGGTTGATAAGGTGGATATGCTTCCAGGGGCTACCGTCATAGGGGATGTTACGACGGGGCGTCTTCGAATTGCGGACAATGTAAGCTTTGAGGGCCAGTGTATCATGACGGGTATTGATGAACAGCATCTGGAGATATTTTCCCGTCCCACCGAAGACATTAAGGCGGAACTGAAAAAATATGTTCCCCACCAGGAGGGGTAA
- the rho gene encoding transcription termination factor Rho has product MAIIRKKKKAETPSEEGQQLQEELDLGESTEKEEGREEERNDFLVDPSGIFPSSLETTGEQETFSSFSEDHRGGDEEISLSSEENSSGGIQERESPVTASPADEIINEGGESVPQARVVVRTRGRRPYDRSQGRSAAVGGNGNWNNGNGSASSATGSSVSATSLEAPAFPSFYQLPITMPDIYGKPEPRSDQDSGKPRLSINELTRLNMKDLRELAAFYGISHEDMVTLKKQEIIFSILKAHTERGGIIYAYGSLEILPDGYGFLRSPQNSYLPGPDDIYISPSQIRLFALKTGDTVYGQIRSPKEGERFFAMLRVETVNYDDPSVAQSRIPFDNLTPLYPNQKLNLETTPEEISTRIINLFCPIGKGQRALIVAPPRTGKTIMMQKIANAITQNHPEVYLIVLLIDERPEEVTDMERTVRAEVISSTFDEQATRHVQVAEMVLEKAKRLVEHKKDVVILLDSITRLARAYNQTVPTSGKILSGGVDSNALHKPKRFFGAARNIEEGGSLTIISTALIETGSRMDEVIFEEFKGTGNMEINLDRRLSDRRLFPAINIKKSGTRKEELLLTEEELQKIWVLRKVINPMDDIEIIELLIDRMKKTKNNEAFLRSMNTGTAAID; this is encoded by the coding sequence ATGGCTATAATCAGAAAAAAGAAAAAGGCTGAAACCCCATCTGAAGAAGGTCAGCAATTGCAGGAAGAGCTTGATCTCGGGGAATCTACAGAAAAGGAAGAAGGAAGGGAAGAAGAGAGGAATGACTTTTTGGTAGACCCTTCCGGGATATTCCCTTCTTCTCTGGAAACCACGGGAGAGCAAGAAACGTTTTCTTCTTTTTCAGAAGATCATCGGGGGGGAGACGAAGAAATCTCTCTGAGTTCTGAAGAAAATTCTTCTGGGGGCATACAAGAACGGGAATCCCCCGTCACTGCTTCGCCGGCAGATGAAATAATAAACGAAGGGGGAGAATCGGTCCCGCAGGCCCGAGTGGTTGTTCGCACCCGGGGCCGACGTCCCTATGACCGTAGCCAGGGGCGGAGTGCTGCTGTGGGAGGAAACGGCAATTGGAATAATGGTAATGGAAGCGCTTCTTCTGCCACGGGTTCCTCCGTAAGTGCCACCTCCCTTGAAGCTCCTGCGTTCCCTTCTTTTTATCAGCTGCCTATTACGATGCCGGATATTTATGGCAAACCCGAACCCCGGAGCGATCAGGATTCAGGAAAGCCCCGTCTTTCGATCAATGAGCTTACCCGTCTCAATATGAAGGACCTGCGGGAACTCGCGGCTTTCTACGGAATTAGTCACGAAGACATGGTGACATTAAAGAAGCAGGAAATAATCTTTTCGATTCTGAAGGCCCACACCGAACGGGGGGGAATCATTTATGCGTATGGGTCCCTGGAAATTTTACCCGATGGCTATGGATTCTTGCGGAGTCCCCAGAATTCATACCTCCCCGGGCCCGATGATATTTACATTAGCCCGAGTCAAATTCGGCTGTTTGCCCTTAAGACGGGAGACACCGTCTATGGCCAGATTCGCAGCCCCAAGGAAGGGGAACGGTTCTTTGCCATGCTTCGGGTGGAAACCGTAAACTATGATGATCCTTCGGTGGCCCAGAGCCGTATTCCCTTCGATAACCTTACGCCCCTCTATCCCAATCAAAAATTGAATCTTGAAACCACCCCCGAAGAAATTTCTACCCGGATTATTAACCTCTTCTGTCCCATCGGGAAGGGCCAGCGGGCCCTTATTGTGGCACCCCCCCGAACCGGTAAGACCATCATGATGCAAAAAATCGCCAATGCGATTACCCAGAACCACCCAGAGGTTTATCTCATTGTTTTACTTATCGATGAGCGGCCGGAAGAAGTTACCGATATGGAGCGGACCGTGCGGGCGGAGGTCATTTCTTCCACCTTTGATGAACAGGCGACCCGCCATGTGCAGGTGGCAGAGATGGTGCTAGAAAAGGCTAAGCGCCTGGTGGAACACAAAAAAGATGTGGTCATCCTGTTGGATTCTATTACCCGCCTTGCCCGAGCCTATAACCAGACCGTGCCTACGTCAGGTAAAATTCTTTCCGGTGGGGTTGACTCTAATGCTTTGCACAAACCGAAGCGCTTTTTTGGGGCCGCCCGAAACATCGAAGAAGGGGGGAGCCTCACCATCATTTCCACAGCCCTCATCGAAACAGGGAGCCGTATGGATGAGGTTATTTTTGAGGAGTTTAAAGGCACCGGTAATATGGAGATCAACCTGGACCGGCGGCTTTCGGATCGACGCCTCTTCCCTGCCATCAATATTAAAAAGAGTGGCACCCGAAAAGAGGAACTGCTCCTTACCGAAGAGGAACTCCAGAAGATCTGGGTGCTCCGGAAGGTTATCAATCCCATGGATGATATTGAGATCATCGAGCTCCTTATTGACAGAATGAAAAAAACTAAGAATAATGAGGCGTTCCTGCGGTCTATGAATACGGGGACTGCAGCCATAGATTAG
- the lnt gene encoding apolipoprotein N-acyltransferase yields the protein MGSSALLFTAAFPNSLFKEGLPLLAFVAYIPIFILIQEIALPVSVLWGALYGYLSYALFNYWLSVFHPLAGIVVGVIYLTYFAILFPLLKLSEYLFPKKYYILQWLLWLSYEYLRTKGFLGYAYGITGYSQWNMGPLIQIADIGGVWLVSALVVFPSVYLAALYGRWNKERSAFKIGKDVGAAVAWVLALIATLVYGYMRPLNYTGAPVKRLALIQHNADPWRGGLPAYRRNFEVLKRLSLEAIQQEPSLDLVVWSETAFVPRIYWHTTYRDDPESYVLVKELLDFLATQSVPYVIGNDDARLEVNEEGRWERVDYNAVMLFEKGEEQGIYRKIHLVPFTEHFPYKKQLPWVYEALRNADTHFWKKGTEYTVFESSGLRFATPICFEDTFGYLSREFVRRGAEIIVNLTNDAWAHSLACQMQHATMAVFRAVENRRSVVRATASGQTCAIDPNGKITAMGEPFTETYLIAAVPLVSEATLYTAWGDWAAYLFVGAALGGLLLGLVREGHRFLTSSFRRRKIES from the coding sequence ATGGGTAGTAGTGCCCTGTTGTTTACCGCCGCTTTCCCCAATAGTCTGTTTAAGGAAGGTCTTCCTCTCCTTGCCTTTGTAGCGTACATTCCTATCTTTATTCTCATTCAAGAGATTGCGCTCCCGGTGTCCGTCCTGTGGGGGGCGCTCTATGGCTACCTCAGTTACGCCTTGTTTAATTATTGGCTCAGTGTGTTTCACCCCCTGGCCGGAATTGTGGTAGGGGTAATTTATCTTACCTACTTTGCTATCCTCTTTCCCCTCCTAAAACTGAGTGAATATCTTTTCCCCAAAAAATATTATATTTTACAGTGGCTTTTGTGGCTTTCCTATGAGTACCTCCGGACCAAAGGTTTCTTAGGGTATGCCTATGGTATTACGGGGTACTCCCAGTGGAATATGGGCCCCCTGATTCAAATTGCCGATATCGGCGGTGTGTGGCTTGTTTCGGCCCTGGTAGTGTTCCCTTCAGTGTACCTGGCGGCCCTCTATGGACGATGGAACAAGGAACGGTCGGCCTTCAAAATAGGAAAAGACGTCGGGGCCGCTGTTGCTTGGGTGCTGGCCCTGATTGCAACCCTTGTATACGGATATATGCGTCCGCTAAATTATACAGGGGCCCCGGTTAAGCGACTAGCCCTTATTCAGCATAATGCGGATCCCTGGCGGGGAGGCCTTCCTGCCTATCGGCGGAATTTTGAAGTGCTGAAAAGGCTTTCTCTTGAGGCAATCCAGCAGGAGCCCTCCCTGGATCTGGTGGTCTGGTCAGAGACCGCCTTTGTGCCCCGTATTTACTGGCATACTACCTATCGAGATGACCCTGAATCGTATGTCCTGGTAAAGGAACTCCTTGATTTCCTGGCGACCCAGTCGGTTCCCTATGTGATTGGGAATGATGACGCGCGCCTTGAAGTCAATGAGGAAGGGCGCTGGGAACGGGTAGATTATAATGCGGTGATGCTCTTCGAAAAAGGGGAAGAGCAGGGAATCTATCGAAAAATTCACCTTGTTCCTTTTACAGAGCATTTTCCTTATAAAAAGCAACTGCCCTGGGTATACGAGGCCCTGCGTAATGCGGATACCCATTTCTGGAAAAAGGGAACCGAATACACCGTGTTTGAGAGTAGCGGTCTTCGGTTTGCTACCCCTATTTGTTTTGAGGATACCTTTGGATACCTTTCCCGCGAATTTGTTCGCCGCGGTGCAGAGATTATTGTAAACCTTACCAATGATGCCTGGGCCCATAGTCTTGCCTGCCAGATGCAACATGCCACCATGGCCGTTTTTCGGGCTGTTGAAAACCGACGAAGTGTGGTCCGGGCGACGGCCTCAGGGCAAACCTGTGCGATTGACCCCAATGGGAAAATTACCGCTATGGGAGAACCCTTTACGGAGACATACCTCATCGCGGCCGTACCCCTCGTATCGGAGGCCACGTTGTATACTGCCTGGGGAGATTGGGCGGCCTACCTTTTTGTAGGAGCCGCCCTGGGGGGGCTCTTACTGGGGCTGGTTCGGGAAGGTCATCGTTTCTTGACAAGTTCTTTTCGCCGTAGGAAAATAGAATCCTGA
- a CDS encoding Rrf2 family transcriptional regulator has translation MRITTRGRYALRAIIALARLSQKGEAVSITRLSEEEGISSVFLEQIFFKLRKAGLVESVRGPGGGFRFSKPLTEITIREILDAAGENLELTPCTQKKQGVCHNINDCKAYEIWAEATRRVNDYFSSITLGALISS, from the coding sequence ATGAGAATCACCACCCGAGGACGATATGCCCTTCGGGCTATCATCGCTCTCGCCCGGCTCAGTCAGAAAGGGGAAGCCGTTTCCATAACCCGTCTTTCCGAAGAAGAGGGAATTTCATCGGTATTTCTGGAACAAATTTTTTTTAAACTACGGAAAGCAGGTCTGGTAGAATCGGTGCGAGGTCCCGGGGGAGGTTTCCGTTTTTCTAAACCCCTTACGGAGATCACCATTCGGGAAATTCTGGATGCCGCCGGCGAAAACCTAGAATTAACCCCCTGCACCCAGAAAAAGCAGGGAGTCTGTCACAATATTAACGACTGCAAGGCCTACGAAATTTGGGCGGAGGCGACCCGACGGGTGAACGATTATTTTTCCAGCATCACCCTGGGCGCTCTTATTTCATCATAG
- a CDS encoding nicotinamide-nucleotide amidohydrolase family protein translates to MSSLFPSNTGKSPIIGAPFFGGAFCTRRLVRSLARKLVDHRYTMVTAESCTGGLLASVLTEVPGASRFFWGGYVCYAGDAKISQLGVEKRLLETYGAVSREVAEAMARGALSRSGATLAVAITGLAGPTGDGSATPIGTVWISCALREGLVRSKDYVFSGSRNAIRKRAMRSALFQILDLLP, encoded by the coding sequence ATGAGTAGCTTGTTCCCAAGCAATACTGGTAAGTCCCCGATCATTGGAGCCCCTTTCTTTGGGGGTGCCTTTTGTACAAGGAGACTTGTTCGTAGCCTGGCGCGAAAGCTGGTGGATCATCGGTATACGATGGTTACCGCCGAGTCATGTACGGGAGGATTGCTTGCTTCAGTGTTAACGGAAGTTCCGGGGGCTTCCCGTTTCTTCTGGGGGGGCTATGTGTGTTATGCGGGGGACGCGAAGATATCCCAGTTGGGTGTAGAGAAGCGCCTCCTGGAAACATATGGGGCGGTCAGCAGGGAAGTTGCCGAAGCAATGGCCCGGGGCGCCCTTTCTCGGAGTGGAGCAACCCTGGCGGTGGCCATTACGGGTCTTGCGGGCCCTACGGGGGATGGGTCTGCTACCCCCATAGGAACGGTCTGGATTTCCTGTGCTCTGCGGGAAGGGTTAGTCCGTTCGAAGGACTATGTTTTTTCTGGCTCTCGAAATGCAATTCGCAAGCGGGCGATGCGCAGCGCTCTTTTCCAAATCCTTGACTTGCTACCTTGA